The window ATGTACCGGGGCTGGAAATGATTGTTGACATCAATGCCCATTTCATCTTTTTCAAGATCACGGATATGGCCATAGCAACTCTTTACTTCGAAGTCTTTTCCGAGGATTTTTTCGATGGTTTTCGCTTTCGCTGGACTTTCTACAATGAGTAAATTCTTTGACATATTATATATGTGTGGGCCGGCTTTTTTGAGGACATCGGCGGCACAATATTATAAAATGATTGGTAAATCGAAGAAAAGAATGGATAATTGAAAAATTGATAGTGTGTAATGTGATATCAAAAATTGCACTGTTTTTCATTATCATTTATCCATTATTCATTATAACTAGAGAAATTCCATCACCGCCTTCTTCACTTTATTATCCTTATAAATTTTCCGGTGACCCAATCCTTTGGTGACCATAAACTGAAAGTTGGGATGAGCATCCTGCTGAATTTTTTCAGCATCAGCCCAGGGAGTTACATCATCTTCTTCATCATGCACCCACAATACTTCTGCCTGAATTTGATGGGCTAATTCACGAATTGAAATTTTATCAATTGTGCGGCCACTCTTTTCCATGATAATTTTCCGGAGCTCATCCATCACATCGTCATCAATATTCAGA is drawn from Chitinophagaceae bacterium and contains these coding sequences:
- a CDS encoding alpha/beta hydrolase, coding for MEEQKYQDHKKLVLIAPATETESALKSFAAFLNIDDDVMDELRKIIMEKSGRTIDKISIRELAHQIQAEVLWVHDEEDDVTPWADAEKIQQDAHPNFQFMVTKGLGHRKIYKDNKVKKAVMEFL